Proteins encoded in a region of the Labeo rohita strain BAU-BD-2019 chromosome 22, IGBB_LRoh.1.0, whole genome shotgun sequence genome:
- the si:dkey-49n23.1 gene encoding semaphorin-3D produces the protein MRIVGLWRTGPYSPLLVFLLHFLLPLTRSSNAGNHNIPRLQLSHTELRSRNSSAVFWDGGEGGAYQALLLDEDRGWLLVGGRDHIYMLNSDSFTQPARKIHWPAGQEHVERCKHAGKNLSMDCANYVRLLQPFNKTHVYVCGTGAFHPQCTYIDLGHNLEKPTFRLVSQVGESGRGKCPFSPQEPFTARLTDGDLYAGTSVDFMGTTAAIFRTPVHSSNQHYIRTEAYQDQWLNEPEFVGSYSIPDTHSLDDDKVYFFFKETAVESNQLDKRIYSRVARVCKNDIGGKRSLINRWSTFLKARLVCSVPGPGGMDTHFDELEDIFLLETKDPQNPVIYGVFSTSSSVFRGSAVCVYSMASIRAAFNGPFAHKESPDYRWMEYKGKIPYPRPGTCPSETYDPLHKSTRDFPDDVVSFMRTHQLMWEPVMPIHRHPVFTRINAPYRLKKLVVDRVDAEDGQYDVLHLGTDDGRVLKVVSIPKENWETEEIILEELNVFKTQTPILSMELSTKRQVLFVSSDERVVQLPVQRCELYGKACVDCCLARDPYCAWDGTSCTNYFPSNKRRARRQDVRYGDPWSQCQDMREGLETAELKTVYAVETNSTFLECIPRSPQATIKWIIQPSHSQTSIELVPGEENLIHMQRGLLLQHLASANAGLYLCVAYEHSFSRTLARYELHVIPQNHMLKVQNTHPGNYAASPRSYKELHLMGVSGLTADEYCEHLWYREKRQKQKLRPLKWKVSENRKARVRRQNPPNEPLNRGETADF, from the exons AACTGAGGTCGAGGAACAGCTCTGCGGTGTTCTGGGACGGTGGAGAGGGGGGAGCGTACCAGGCCTTACTACTGGATGAGGACCGCGGATGGCTGCTGGTCGGAGGCCGAGACCACATCTACATGTTAAACTCTGACAGCTTCACCCAACCGGCACGCAAG attcacTGGCCAGCTGGACAGGAACACGTTGAGCGCTGCAAACATGCAGGAAAGAATCTATCG ATGGACTGCGCAAATTACGTGAGACTCCTACAGCCCTTCAATAAAACTCATGTCTATGTATGTGGAACTGGAGCGTTCCACCCGCAGTGCACCTATATTGACCTGGGACACAATCTTGAG AAACCCACTTTCCGGCTCGTCAGCCAAGTTGGAGAATCTGGAAGAGGAAAATGTCCCTTCAGTCCACAGGAGCCTTTTACCGCCCGACTGACAG ATGGGGACCTGTATGCGGGGACGTCCGTCGACTTCATGGGAACAACCGCTGCCATTTTTCGCACACCTGTGCATAGCAGCAATCAACACTATATCCGCACTGAAGCTTACCAGGACCAGTGGCTAAATG AGCCGGAGTTTGTGGGATCATATTCCATCCCTGACACACACAGCTTGGATGATGACAAAGTCTACTTCTTCTTCAAAGAGACCGCCGTAGAGTCCAACCAGCTCGACAAGCGTATCTACAGTCGAGTGGCTCGTGTCTGCAAG AATGACATAGGAGGAAAAAGGAGCTTGATTAATCGCTGGAGCACCTTCCTGAAGGCCAGGCTGGTGTGCTCAGTACCAGGACCTGGGGGCATGGACACACACTTTGATGAGCTTG aggACATATTTCTCTTGGAGACCAAAGATCCACAGAATCCAGTCATCTATGGTGTCTTCTCTACTTCCAG CTCTGTCTTCAGAGGTTCAGCTGTTTGTGTCTATTCCATGGCCTCCATCCGAGCCGCCTTCAACGGGCCGTTTGCGCATAAGGAAAGCCCCGATTATCGCTGGATGGAATACAAGGGGAAGATCCCTTATCCACGGCCAGGGACG TGTCCGAGTGAAACCTATGACCCTTTGCACAAGTCCACCCGAGATTTCCCAGACGATGTTGTGAGCTTCATGAGGACCCATCAGCTGATGTGGGAACCAGTGATGCCCATCCATAGGCATCCTGTCTTCACTCGGATCAATGCTCCTTACAGGCTGAAAAAGCTTGTGGTTGATAGGGTTGATGCAGAGGATGGCCAGTATGACGTCTTACATCTTGGCACAG ATGATGGCAGAGTATTAAAGGTGGTCTCCATACCTAAAGAGAACTGGGAAACTGAAGAAATCATCCTAGAAGAGCTTAATGTCTTCAAG ACTCAAACCCCAATACTAAGCATGGAGCTCTCTACCAAGAGG CAAGTGCTTTTTGTAAGCAGTGATGAAAGGGTCGTCCAGCTGCCTGTGCAGAGGTGTGAGCTGTACGGTAAAGCATGTGTAGACTGCTGTCTAGCCCGCGACCCATACTGCGCTTGGGATGGCACCTCCTGTACTAACTACTTCCCTAGTAACAAAAG GCGTGCCCGGAGACAGGATGTGAGGTATGGAGACCCCTGGAGCCAGTGTCAAGACATGAGAGAGG GTTTAGAGACTGCTGAACTGAAGACTGTTTACGCCGTGGAGACAAACTCAACCTTCCTGGAATGTATCCCACGTTCACCACAAGCCACTATCAAGTGGATAattcagccaagccacagccaaACTAGCATAGAG TTGGTTCCAGGTGAGGAAAACCTCATCCATATGCAACGCGGGCTCCTCCTCCAACACCTAGCATCTGCTAACGCTGGCCTGTACCTCTGCGTAGCCTACGAACACTCATTCTCCCGCACGCTAGCCCGCTACGAGCTCCACGTAATTCCCCAGAACCACATGTTGAAAGTGCAAAACACCCATCCTGGAAATTACGCCGCCTCACCGCGGAGTTACAAGGAACTCCACCTAATGGGAGTTAGCGGGCTAACGGCCGACGAGTACTGTGAACATCTTTGGTACCGCGAGAAACGGCAAAAGCAAAAACTTCGCCCTCTAAAATGGAAGGTGTCTGAAAACCGTAAAGCGAGAGTTAGGCGGCAAAATCCACCCAATGAGCCTCTCAACAGAGGTGAAACGGCAGACTTTTGA